A window of Rhinolophus ferrumequinum isolate MPI-CBG mRhiFer1 chromosome 23, mRhiFer1_v1.p, whole genome shotgun sequence genomic DNA:
TGCCTGCGAGGATTGGTTAACCCCACTGAAGGTAAATACACTCACCTGATGGAAATGTCCTGGCTACAGGTTGATCAATGATTTGTATCTCTTGGGGAGAAGTGGGCTTTGCTGCAAGGGAGAGAAGTGGTcttatatttcctctttctttctgtcccaCCACTTCCTGAACCCTTGTGCTTGGAGCTGGAGCCATCAAGTGGAGTCTGTCAGTTTCTACTTGAGAGGAGGGATAGAAGTCAAACCCTATAACTATGAGGGACTATTTAGATCTGCTTGAGTATCTCCGCGGTAGGAACAGTGTCTGATTCATTGTATTATCTGTACCACCAAATACAATGCAGAGCAGTCAATAGGCATGCAATCGATGTTTGTTGAATCATTAACAGTCTATACAAAGTTCTGTGGAGCCCTGATTGAGGAGAAATGAGCTGTGCCTGGTGGAAGGAGACGGTTTTATAGAGGAGAGGCTATTTATGCTGGGTCTTGAAGGACGAATAGGAGTTTTCcatagaaaaggagaaagcattccaggcagagcagACAGCTATGTAAAGCCATGGAGGCTGAGAAGAGCTGGCTTGTATGGGACATAGTGAAAAGTTCTTTGTGGACCATTTCCCTCACTCCCCCAGTAGCTCCTAGACCACCTGTCTTACCTTTCACTCTCAGCATCGTGCCCTGTCCAGACAAGTATTGCCTGGGGGGTTTCCTCTGAAACTTTACACAGTAGTAGGTGCCTGCATGTTCAGTGGAGACGCCTTGCAAAAGAATGCTGAAATCGCTGTTGGAGGCCCGGGCCGCTGTCACGTTGGGCTGGGAGATGCCTTCAAAGTTGTAAATGGCCTCCCGGCTCAGACCAGTTCCCAGAAACCACCTGATGGGTCCAGAAGGACCGTTTCCATGCACTGTGCAGTTCAGGAAGACAGTGTCTCCAACGGTTGCCAACACTACCTCCTGGGGCTGGATAATCCAGAGGTTTGGCTCTAGGTCCCCAGCTcctgaagacaaagagagatcaCTGTTGTATTCCCCCTCTTCTTCCATGGTCCACTAATTTCCTCACtcatttgatttgatttcctcccccttctttgctttttttcactcaactaCTCCCTCCCACATTCCCTCATTATTCGCTAGTTGAGTCACTCCATGAAAAAGTTCTCAACATCAACTATGTGCTGATGCTAGGACTggggaaaatgaagctcagaaagaCACACAAATATCTGGCCCTGAAGAAGGTCTCAggctggtgggggaggtggaCCAGAACATCACGCTGAGGTTGGAAACCCAGAGAACTGCAGGACCAAGAGAAGCCTCCTGTCACAGCTTGGAAGGAGTCAGAGGAGTCTTCCTGAAATGCTTATCTCAAGTTAAAATGAACCCTCACCGTACACAGATCCTCTCCATGTCAGCAACTTACAGATACAGAGTGGTTTCATAAACATCTCTGCTTCCATTTTATCACCTGAATGATTCTTGAAGTAGGAATCACGTCGCGGAGTTTACAAGTTAAGCACTTGAAATACATAGAGCTGAAGTGACTGACTCAAGAATACACTTCTGTTGAATGACAGACCCAGGATTTGGGTACCCAGGTCATCACTGGCGAGCTTAAAAATATCGTGACTGATTCCTTGGGGAGtacagtagattaaatgaccgGCCCCAGCACATCCATACTCCTGCTGTGGCCTCATGGTAGTAGGTACACTGCCTTGTCTCTTGACTTTGAGCTgagtcatgtgacttgctttagccaatgTACTGTTAGCAGACATGGGAGTAGAAGCTTGAAAAGTGCTGGGGGCGTGGGGACTGGCTCTCTTACGCTTCTGCCATCTCCATGAGAAAAATATACTCTGGCCAGTCTGGGCCCTGGAACGAGACACGTGGAGTAGAACCACCCCAGCTGCCTATGCGTGTGAGTGAGATATGCTAATTTTTGTGTGTCACTGAGATTTTGTGTGTACAGCATGATTGCAGACAAAGGTGACTAGTGCAGGGAGATAGATCAGAGCAAAACGTTATGACCTGCAGGGCCCAATACTCACCCTTCACAAGCACTGAGGTGCCCTCCTCCAGCTGCGTTTTTGAGTGCTCATTGAAGCCATCAGGCCCCACACAGTGGTAGGTTCCTGCCTGCTCCTTGGTGACATTGTGGATATAGATGGAATAGTCGCAATGACGTGGCTCCAGTGTCTGCTGGATCGTGGGTGTCACCCCGGGAAAGAAGCCATGTTTGAAGTTATAAATTTCCCGCTGTTCTTGATTGCTCACCTTGATCCATTTCATCACGGCCTCGATGCAGGAGCCGATCACCGTGCACCTCAGTAACAGTGTCTCACCTTCTGCCACCAGCATGGGACCCTCGGGTTGCAGCACCTGCCACTCACTGCCGTTGCTCAACTCACAGGCTCCTACAACAGAGGTAGGAAGGCCTTGCACTGGGCAGGAAGGACTTGGAGTCCTAAGAGGCAAGTTTAACACACAAGAGTCCTTAGCTGGCCGAAAACAAATCGCGCAGGACACTCCGGGGGTGTTGTTGGAAACGGAAGTGGCTGGAGACAACAGAGCTATGGAATGGAGAACTTAGGCTCAGCCTGTGCCAGGGAATGCATCTAGTATTAAGGCATGTGTGCCTCCCAATGCCCCCGTGAGGTGGGCAGGATTATCCCCACTGTAGAACAGAAGACACTGAGTGCACAGAAAGGTTAGGTGACTTTTCCAGGATCACCATTTATGGGCTGAATGGTACACCCGACTCCTGCAATTCAAATGCTGAAGTCCCAACCccggtacctcagaatgtgactgcatttggagataaggtctgtaaataagtaattaagttaaaaatgaggTCACATGGGTGAGTCTTACTCCAACACAACTGGTGTCTATTTTAAGAATAGAAGATTAGGACACACGTGcgtgcctgcacacacacacgggaagGCCATATGAAAACATGACTGTCGTCTCCaaggcaaggagagaggcctcagaagaaatcaacccttCATCTTAGACTTCTGGCctgcagaaatgtgagaaaataaacttctgctgtCTAAGCCAGCagcctgtggtactttgttatggcagccctagcaaactaatacatcaCCCAAAGAGAACATGACAGAATCTCAGTCCAAACCCTTAAAGCCTTTCCGGAGCCTCTTCTCTTAACCCTCAAAGTTTATGTGCTGTGGTATCACATGTAAAtaccctccctgcctcctgtgaCTCCTTCAGCAGCACTTCTTGATGTGTTGTGAAGTGGGTCTACTTGGGAGATGGGTTGAACTTTGAGTTTGGCCTCAGACTGGGCTCAGAGAAAGAGGGTGGAGGCGGCCTATGCAGGTTCTTCTACACCCAGGTTATGAACGTCACAGGTACCAGCACTCCATGAGTGGGTGCTATTACTGTCTCCAttttggagagaagaaaattaatggTCAGAGAGGTGAACCATGCATTCAGTAGGTGTCatggccaggatttgaactcagatcagGTGACTTAGGGTTCTGCTCAACACAACGTCATCAGCTTTGTGCCCTGAGTTTCCCTTGGTTTGTGCTTCCATCAGATCATGGAAATAAGTTGGTCTCACTCCATGACATAAGCTTGCAGTATATCATGGTGTTTCTCAATTGTGAGTGAGGTGGAGAGCAGGGAGGTGAAGCAAACATTCCTTTCTAAGAGGACCTGGGAAAGGATTGTGGAATTCTAAATGATCTTCCTGCTTGTCTTCTGCTAAGTGTGTATGGTGAGCCACTAAGAACTGCCTTACTGCTGAGACCAAGTGACACCCCATATTCAACCCTAGGGATGCCTTTGGTCCTTGGTGTCCTTAATTCCAAGAAGTTCGGTCTCACCCACCGCCAACACCATTATCTTAGCCAGTCAGATCTGTTCTCTCTAATCCTTTCAGGTGGGTCTTTCCCTGGCCTCAGGTAGTTTCCTTGCATGCATGCATAGAACAGTGCCCATCACTCAGCACAGGGCTGAAATAGTGCCTGTTCCCACCAGCTAAACGGGAAAACTTCATGATTGGTGGGCAATGAGTAGACTATGCAGAAGAGCGTTCTCTACCCAGAGAGAAGTGCTCTGGTCCCACCTAACAAAGCTGAAAAGTAAGGccccaaaataattaaaagtaataacATTCTATTGTGAGGCTTATAACCCATGCTATGAGTAAAGGCAAGACAACAACAGAATAAAGGCAGGGATTGGGGAAACACTATACCATTGCAAGGTTCTTATGCCACAGTCACATGTCACCTAACGACGTTTTGGTCAATGATAGACCGTATATACTATgatggtcccataagattatagcAGAGgtaaaaaattcctatcacctggTGACATCGTAGCTGTGGTAAGGTCGTGGCACTACACATGCCTCACATGTTGGTGTGATGTTGGTATAAACAAATGTACCgtgctgccagtcgtataaaaatATAACACGTACAGGTATGTACGGTACATAGTACTTTATGATGATAAtaaaatgactatgttactggtttatgtatttactataccaTACTTTTAATCATTCTTTTAGAGTGTCCtgtttctgtttataaaataGAAGTTTGCCGTAAAACATTGTGCCGTGTTACATGGGCAGTAGCCTCATGCATCTCATGTTTACCGTGTCTCTTGATTGCACCAtgttctcttgtgcttgatttaatttcGTCTTTTGTTCGTCACGGCCCCTAAGCCTTTGCACAATGACAAATtcgcctaatgatgcatttcCTCGTCCTTGTCCTTAGGTAACACATGACTGTCTATGTGAAATGGTATGATATCGCTTAAAGGTAGATGGTGATAAATTAAAGATGTATACTATAAAccctaaagcaaccactaaactatgaaAATAAAGAGCTATAGCTAATAAAccaataaaggagataaaatagcattataaaaattttcaaataccaaaaggaaacaggaaaagaggaaaatgggaacaaagaacaaaaaggagaGTAATAGTTTAAAATCTAATCATAtagaaaatcactttaaatgtaaatggtctaaataccCTAAGTGAAAGTTagagattgtcagattggataaaaaattaAGACCCAACTATCTTTTGCCTGTAAGAAATGCACTTTAAATATTAAAGGTGCAAATAggttaaaaggaaaatgatagaaaaacaTATAGCATACTAACAcaaatcaaaagaatataaatataagataaaGTAGATTTAAGAGCAGAGAATATCTCCAGGTATAAAGAATGccacttcataatgataaaggagtaaATTCATCAATAAGGCATATGAATTCcaaacatttatgcacctaataacagaACTTCAAAGCAGATGAAGCAAACCCCAATAGAACTGCAGGAAGAAATAGACAACTCCACAGTTACAGGTGTGAGATTGAAATATCCTTTCAATAGTTGATGGAGGGCTCTGCACAATGTGACTGCTAGACATATCAGCCATCATTATTCAAGGAAAACAGCTCCAAGTGAAGTGGTGCCTCAAGTCATAGCCAGTGAGCAAGGGAGCATCCAGATCTGGCCCCACCCCTGAGCCCCACCAGGGACCCTCCTGGGGGTGACCATCTTGGGGGACCCAAGGTGTGATGAACTGAATCTACATCTCAGTAGAGCCTGGGGCATAGGGCCATATGGGCAGGAGATGGAACGAACACTCTGAGAATCAAGCATTTTGCTGGTGGACCAGAGGGTGCTGGGGTCAGAGGCTGAGCAATATCCAGGAGCCCCAAGACTCTGGAGCCAAATCAGTCTGATCCTGACTTAGAAGAGACATGGGTAGGATAATAATAGCCAACagttttaaatctttatattgtGCCATGTACAGCTGACccctgaacaacatgggtttgaactgagcaggtccacttatacgtggatttttttcaataaatacgtacagcactataaatgtattttctcttccttatgattttcttaataacattttctttagcttactttattgcAAGACTAcaatgtataatacatatacatacaaaatacGTGTTAATCGACTgcttatcagtaaggcttctggtcaaaaGTAGActgttagtagttaagtttttggagcGTCAAAAGGTATGTGTGGATTTTGATTGCATGGTGGGTTGGTGCacctaacccctgcattgttcaaagGTCAATTGTAGTTAGAGGTATTATCTTGTTGCATGCATCCTCCTAACAAAGTCATGTGGTACGTCCTATgattagcccattttacagacagggaaaacaggctcagagagaagtCACTTAAAGCAATTGGTGGTGAGATTTGAGCCCAACTTTGTCCCAGGCTGAGCCAGTGTTGGCTCCTGGGTGTTTGCTGTATATATGTAGTCACACAGGGGCCCGTGTTTGCATTAATGCTCTGCTGCTGctgtcttaaaattcttaatacttTTTGAACAAAGGACCCGTGTTTTCACTTTGCACTGGGCCCTGAAAATTACATCACCAGCCCTGGGCTGAGTCtcaccatttttatatttaacactCACAGCACTTCTAGAGAAAGGTTGCATTAGTGGTCCCCCTTTGTAGAAGAGTTGTGGCACCTGATAAGGGCACACAAGTGTCTGAGCTGAAGCCCAGCTGGCACGAGCCCAGAGCCTGGAAGCTTCACTTCACTGTGCTGCCCAAGAAGTTCTGCCTCTTGGGACACTGGGTCTGTGTTCTGCTGGCGTCAGGAAAGTTCtcagctccctcctcctcctccatcttggGGTCGAGCCCTCCCCCCCAGCATGCCAGAGCACTTGGCACCCTTCTCTGGGACCAGCCAGGGATGGGTTCTGCTCTGTCCCAGATGCCACTTACCTGAGAGGACAAGGAACAATGCCAGTAGTTGGGAGCAGGGAGGCGAGTGGTCTGGGTGGGGAGGGTTGGGCATGACGAAGGGCACAGGATGCCTCCTGTGGTCCCTGACAATGGCCACCTTTCTTCTGTCTGATGAGTGTTGGAGTCTGAAGTCCCGTGGTCAAGGCTACTTGGGGAAGTGTTTTCCTTACAGCATGATAAAGCTGCTGGCGCAAGAGGAAGAAGCTGGGTGGAGGGGTTTCCGGCTTTCGTGCCTGGGCAGTTGTTCCTGTAATCATTTCTGTCAAAACTTGAATGACCACTTGCCACCGATGCTGTCCTCAGCACCCTGGGAGGGAGACGAGCATGGCTGTCATAGTGTTAGCTCAAGTCAGCTGTACTTTGGATTAAGGATGGGTCTGCCTCTTCCTGGCCGTGTGACCTTTCAAACTCACTTGccatctctgagcctgtttctgaGCCAATGAAAGCAATCCTTGGCTTTTCCACGTTCTGACAGCCTCGTTAGCTGCGCTGTtggggttcaaatcttggctttaCCCAATCATTACAATCATTTGAGcactttgtgcctcagtttctttacctataaaacaagaataaaaatatggtTGCACGTATGGGGTGGAGTGAGTACTGTACATGCTGCTATCATTGTTTTTCAGgttaattcagttttttccagaaaaaaaaagaagcctcaAGCTTTCAGtccttccatccctccttctCACGCCAGTTGGTCCTGGGTGCAGAAGTAGCTGAAGTTTCTTTCTGGGGTAGGACGTCAGCCTTGAGTCTGAGTATTGTCtcaggctctggtgtctgccatGAGGCGGTTGGATTCCTGTGCACTTTGCATTGGGTCTGCTGAGGTGTGGACTGTCCTCTCTGGCCTTTGGGGCCTTGCATTGGCACGACTGCTAAATCCCATTGCTCCCTTTACTGTTCTCCCGTTAAGGAGACCCATATATTAGGGCCTCTTGCACTGACCGCAAACCTAGACCATCCTGCCAGACCCTCAGCACCTGATTCATGTCATCCTTCTGGGGAACTTCTGAATCATCTGCTCATCTGTGTGGATTCCTTTGCcagctatttcttttcttctcatgttTTACTACAAACTAACTTAATTTAGTTTATTAGGTCAGGCATTGTATTGGTCAGCTCTTGCGgtgtaacaaaccacctcaaaatgtagtggcttaaaaacaataGCCGTTCATTTAATTCGTGATTCTGTGGGTTGATGATTTCATCTGGGCTCAGCTCCATGGTTCTTCTCATCTCCACTGATGGCTCATGCACTTGAGATCAGGGGCAGTTTGGCTACGTAGCTACCGGGGTTGGCTGACTTTCACCTGGGCCACCTGAGCTCCCCTCCATGTAGTCTCTCATTCTCCAGGAGGCTAGTCTGGGCTTGTTCGCATGAGAGGGGCAGCTTTGAGAGAAAGTAGAAATTGTAAGGTACAACATCACATCTGTCACATCCACACTcttttggccaaagcaagtcacaagaccAGATTCAAGGAATAGAAACTAGGCTTCACCCCTTGATAGGAGAAGCTGCAGAATCTTATTGCAAAGGGCATGGATACAGGGAGGGAGTAAAGAATTATGAACATTTTGGTAACTTGTCTGCCATGGGCATCCACGGGATTCAGAATTCACAGGATTCAAGGTCCTTTATAAGGCTCCCAGATATTACCTTCCTTAGGGTTAATTACAGTCACCAGTTTCTGGAGACATTTAATTCCTTCCCTATTTCTGATCTGTTGCTCAGAAGCCAGGTTGAACATGGCCCCTGGACACCCTAGGAAGCCAGGTCATGGCTGCTTCTGCTTTAGGCATCTCTAAACATAGTTGGGGTTTGTATGCAATGTCCCATCCCAGAGCTTTGACCTCAGGGTAGTGGAAGTGCCATCTCAACTCCCGACTGAACCACCTTCACCCCTTTTCTTCCCATTTGCCACCAAGTCATGAGGGTAGGTgttccccttttttccttccGTAGGGACTTTCCTAACCTAGACCTCTCCAGACCAGATGGTCTCCTTTGTTCTCACTGGGACCCCTCCAGCCCTCTGTCTTTGTCCTTGAGGCAACAAATCTCAGGCTTCAGGGGCAGAGCTGCCCTGGGTGGAACTAGACTACTGTTAGGGCACAATGCACAAGGtagtacttaaaaaatattagacCTGTTCTGCTTGCCTGTAAAATGAACGCAATCGTGTGTGGAGCACTGGCTCCTAGTAATGGCTCAGTGATTCTCCTCCTGCTCAGTGTGACCAGTTTTCACGGGAACAGTGGTGCCTGTTACCACCTTGAGGAGTTGGCCTAAGTTGTTTCCAATAGGGACACCTGaggtatatataaaacatacatttatactcacattggtttttttccccttacaaaaatggaactttttaaaaacaacaactgcTTCACTTTTaccacaaaatggaaaatatagtaAGCAAATCTAGAGAAAACATTCAACCTCATCAGCAATCAAATACATACCAGTAAAAACAGTAGCAACATATTCCTTTGTCTGCTCTTCTCGTTAGTGCAGGGCTAAAAGCCTGGGAAACATTCTCCAGAACTCTCAGCATTGTTCTGCATTAGGTTCTACTGAGGAGAGTTGCTTGCATTAGCTTTGGAAGGTAAAGGGAAGAGGAGGTGTGATTGCTCTTCTAGATATGGAGCAGGGCACACGCGAGGGCATCAGCAGATGACAAACGTGAGGTTTTGCAGTGGCCCCTACACTCTCTCCTGCAGATGACCTAAAATCACAGGCAACTGTGATCCTTGGTGGCAGGTTCTTGTGAGTCTTTCAGATTCCTGATTCCCCAAGAACTAGCAGTGAACTTGGGAGACAGAGCATCAGAATATCTAGGCATGACCTAAACtctgaacgtgtgtgtgtgtgtgtgtgtgtgtgtgtgtgtgtgtgtgtgagagagagagagagagagagagagagagagagagagagagagagagagagagagagagagagagagagagagagagagagaggcgttATGGAGAGGCACTTAAGGAGGGGCAGAAAGAACTTTTTCTGGCCTTGGTCTTAGGAGGTGAAATGAATGTGGGCAagttatttcttcctctgtaaaataggataataatacTGATCTACTCTCTGtgtataagaattaaatgaaataacagtgTGTGGCTGATCATCGATACTGCATGCAAGGTTTTACAACAGGAGGCTAAATGCGACTTCAATTACTGAGGCTCCAAAGCTGAGAACGACAGATGTCAATTGTCTCTGCAAATTGAGGATCTGGACCATCTGTCTACACAGGATGTGCAAAAGGGGTGGCCAAAGACTACTTCTGCTGTGATAGCCCGACAGCTACCCTGAAATTATATAAGGGCAGGCTGGGTGATAAATCATGTGAGATTTATTAGAGTGGGGATTTCTTTAGAGCATGGATTGTGAAAATGCTTAGGGGAGGGAAGAGGTGTTTAACCCCACCTCAGGCTGACTGAAGGGTTTAAGAGTACTCTCAGCAAGCTTGACATATGTCCCCTGGAATTTTCACTATCTCACACCCAGACAAGTGTAACATGAGGGGCTGGCCAGTTGCTCAGAACTGCAGCCTGAAGTTCCCTGGGGACATCACTGAGGAACTCAAAAATGTGTGGCTTGAAAGAATTATATTTGAACTTCTCCACCCACCAATTACCATTGTGTCACTAAacagagaagggggaaagaaaaatgggtagggaactctccctcccttccctctttcccaatGTTGGGGGAAGCCAGAGGCAGCCGTGAGAAGAACAATGAATGGAAGAGCAAGGTGGGCAATGGCCAAGAGGCCCACCCATCACGCAGGTTTCCCAACCTGAGGCTGCTCCCACTGAATAAGAGATTTCAGTTTTTGTTACCTTAATAATAGGTACATTATTACCTATTAGGAGGGATGACTTGGTAGAACTTATTTGAAAGGCAGTATGAAGAAGAATGAAGCGACTTTCTCCTTGAATTTTACTGAGTCCAGTACATCCAGCAAATTGGTTACAGGAATAGAAACACAAAGGGTGTCTGTTTAAGAGGGTTGCGTGCACTTCATCTGGATAGAAGTTGGGAAAGGTCGTGGTCCTTTGTACAGACCCTCTTTGTCTCCTCTTGTCTTGACCTCTGGGTTCAGCACCCCATACTCCTGTTCTATCTTCATTCCCACacatggggcagggggaggggtctCATTGGGGCCCAGCCACGGTGCCTGGGGCCCTGTGCTCTGAGCTACCTtaagagggaggggcaggagcaaGAGAGTGCCTGGGGCCAGCGAGGAGACAAGGAAGAATTTTATCCCTACCCCTTAGAGGAGCTGAAATAAAGAGCTGCTTCTTCCCTACCTTCTGTCCCTGGAACCTGGTGATAACGAGTGACTATGTCCCATGTCAGAGAATGTGTCTTTCAGTAGCTAGGAAAATGATAGACATTGGTGAGCCTTGGATCCGAGCCCAGAATTATTGCACAAACCCCTTCTTGACATGAGTACTGTCCAGTACTCATGGCTGGCTTCCCAAAAGAATGCTTTTTCTAAACATTGTGGTTCCTAGGAATTTCTAGTAACAGGTCATTGGGACAAGCTGTCAGAGCTGGAAGAACCAGGCAATGTTCTCTGCAGCCCTAGACCTTAAAACGCCCCCTTCTGCCTCTTGCCATCCATTTatccttctcttcatttcttctttcatttcttcagcaCTAGAGATTACATAgtgtagtcattcatttattcaacaagtatcgAACACCCActaagtaccaggcactgttcttggtGCTTAGGTTACATCAGTGAAGAAAGATCAAGCTCGCTGCTCTTT
This region includes:
- the SIRPB2 gene encoding signal-regulatory protein beta-2 isoform X1 produces the protein MITGTTAQARKPETPPPSFFLLRQQLYHAVRKTLPQVALTTGLQTPTLIRQKKGGHCQGPQEASCALRHAQPSPPRPLASLLPTTGIVPCPLRTPSPSCPVQGLPTSVVGACELSNGSEWQVLQPEGPMLVAEGETLLLRCTVIGSCIEAVMKWIKVSNQEQREIYNFKHGFFPGVTPTIQQTLEPRHCDYSIYIHNVTKEQAGTYHCVGPDGFNEHSKTQLEEGTSVLVKGAGDLEPNLWIIQPQEVVLATVGDTVFLNCTVHGNGPSGPIRWFLGTGLSREAIYNFEGISQPNVTAARASNSDFSILLQGVSTEHAGTYYCVKFQRKPPRQYLSGQGTMLRVKAKPTSPQEIQIIDQPVARTFPSGLLSVLTIAVLGLKTVTLAALALALAACWRRAGQEDIKTQRPAELYLS
- the SIRPB2 gene encoding signal-regulatory protein beta-2 isoform X2 produces the protein MPNPPHPDHSPPCSQLLALFLVLSGACELSNGSEWQVLQPEGPMLVAEGETLLLRCTVIGSCIEAVMKWIKVSNQEQREIYNFKHGFFPGVTPTIQQTLEPRHCDYSIYIHNVTKEQAGTYHCVGPDGFNEHSKTQLEEGTSVLVKGAGDLEPNLWIIQPQEVVLATVGDTVFLNCTVHGNGPSGPIRWFLGTGLSREAIYNFEGISQPNVTAARASNSDFSILLQGVSTEHAGTYYCVKFQRKPPRQYLSGQGTMLRVKAKPTSPQEIQIIDQPVARTFPSGLLSVLTIAVLGLKTVTLAALALALAACWRRAGQEDIKTQRPAELYLS